One Cryptococcus neoformans var. neoformans B-3501A chromosome 10, whole genome shotgun sequence DNA window includes the following coding sequences:
- a CDS encoding hypothetical protein (Match to EST gb|CF193591.1|CF193591; HMMPfam hit to Peptidase_S8, Subtilase family, score: 292.0, E(): 9.3e-85; HMMPfam hit to Subtilisin_N, Subtilisin N-terminal Region, score: 67.6, E(): 3.3e-17) produces the protein MRFTAASLLLLPLVALASPIAQPTLAPLEAPSGGDHIDDAYIVVFKKGVDASQIALHIGEVQELHAASPLHSSLTDDGEVDEGGLRHVYSPPSPSSSSGFFGYAGKFSPSTLDAIRAAPEVAYVEKDQIMTTLEVPRGVDDDASDEQVEQVDVSASGITTELGAPWGLARISHRDRLSLSTFQKYLYYSGGGDGVVAYVIDTGINTDHVEFEGRAVWGKTIPKNDVDKDGNGHGTHCAGTIGSRKYGVAKDVKLVAVKVLGSNGSGTMSDVIAGVLWAAEQATEDAERAAQEVATTGKTKHKGSVANMSLGGGRAKTLDDAVDAAVEAGLHFAVAAGNDNKDACNYSPAASKFAVTVGASTLGDERAYFSNHGKCVDIFAPGLNILSTWIGGNSTTNTISGTSMASPHVCGLLAYFVSIYGTESFPHIKSDFNESLAATRPSIVSMAYAQAYAMLPSLAQTVLPKPELLPVPPKNDTLTPDMLKKALVGLATKDMLSDLPEGSPNLLAYNNATLPKRK, from the exons ATGCGCTTCACCGCAGCCTCCCTGCTGCTCCTCCCCCTCGTGGCTCTCGCCTCGCCCATCGCCCAGCCCACCCTGGCGCCCCTCGAGGCCCCGTCAGGCGGCGACCACATCGACGACGCTTACATCGTCGTCTTCAAGAAGGGCGTTGATGCCAGCCAGATCGCCCTCCATATCGGAGAGGTCCAGGAGCTGCATGCTGCCAGC CCTCTTCACAGCTCCTTGACTGACGATGGCGAAGTCGATGAAGGAGGTTTGAGGCACGTCTActcccctccctccccaAGCTCCTCCTCTGGTTTCTTCGGTTATG CCGGCAAGTTTTCCCCTAGCACCCTTGACGCCATCCGAGCTGCTCCCGAGGTGGCCTATGTCGAGAAGGACCAGATCATGACCACTCTCGAGGTTCCCCGCGGCGTCGATGACGACGCGTCTGACGAGCAGGTCGAGCAGGTCGACGTTTCCGCCTCTGGTATTACCACTGAACTCGGTGCCCCCTGGGGTCTCGCCCGTATTTCCCACAGAGATAGGCTTAGCCTCTCCACTTTCCAAAAGTACCTTTACTATTCTGGGGGTGGCGACGGTGTTGTCGCTTATGTCATTGACACTGGTATTAACACTGACCACGTCGAATTCGAGGGTCGAGCCGTTTGGGGCAAGACCATTCCCAAAAATGATGTTGACAAGGATGGAAACGGTCACGGAACCCATTGCGCTGGTACTATTGGTTCTAGGAAGTACGGTGTCGCCAAGGATGTCAAGCTTGTTGCTGTCAAAGTTCTTGGTTCCAACGGTTCTGGTACTATGAGCGACGTCATCGCCGGTGTTCT CTGGGCTGCTGAGCAGGCGACCGAGGACGCCGAGAGGGCTGCCCAGGAAGTCGCCACTACTGGCAAGACCAAACATAAGGGTTCCGTTGCCAACATGTCCCTTGGAGGTGGCAGGGCCAAGACTCTCGACGACGCCGTTGACGCCGCTGTCGAGGCCGGCCTCCACTTTGCCGTTGCCGCCGGAAA CGACAACAAGGACGCCTGTAATTACTCCCCCGCTGCCTCCAAGTTCGCCGTCACTGTCGGTGCTTCCACCCTCGGCGATGAGCGTGCTTACTTCTCTAATCACGGCAAGTGTGTCGACATCTTTGCTCCAGGTCTCAACATTCTCTCCACCTGGATCGGCGGCAACTCCACCACAAACACCATCTCTGGTACTTCCATGGCTTCGCCCCACGTCTGCGGTCTTCTCGCTTACTTCGTCTCTATTTACGGGACTGAGTCTTTCCCTCATATTAAGAGCGACTTTAACGAGTCTCTTGCCGCTACTCGACCTTCTATCGTATCCATGGCCTATGCTCAGGCTTACGCCATGCTCCCTTCCCTAGCTCAGACCGTCCTCCCCAAGCCGGAGCTCCTACCTGTGCCCCCCAAGAATGATACTCTTACCCCCGACATGCTCAAGAAGGCGCTCGTTGGTCTTGCTACCAAAGATATGCTTAGTGACCTCCCCGAGGGGTCTCCCAACCTTTTGGCATACAACAACGCCACTCTTCCCAAGAGGAAGTAA